Genomic DNA from Solea senegalensis isolate Sse05_10M unplaced genomic scaffold, IFAPA_SoseM_1 scf7180000014721, whole genome shotgun sequence:
ACCTGGTCAAATTGAATCCAACTCTGTCATAGAACGTGAATTAAACAAAcccagcagcatcataatgattttaagtgtattcttcatttgactaaatgaaaacaaaaaatgggcGAAACAGTACTTTAAGTGTTAACTCTTCAATAATAGACACATTACAAGCTGtagatatttaaatattcaatgaaaactgtttttttatggtCGTGTTTCTCGCAGCCTCAGCCCCAGCCCCAGCCTGTGCTCGGGGGCAGAGCAGAGCGGAATTCCGGTTGTCTGACAAGTGTAGCTGCTTCCGCCTTTAGCCTCTTCTActgacacacacgcgcacacgcataCAGAGAAATGGTAAGAGAAACTGCATATATATGAATGTAATAGTCACATTTATCAAACCGTGTCGAGTTAAGCCGTTAGCACTAACGCTACATCCGTTGACGAGGTGCAGCTCGTTTCTCCACAATGGTTTCATGTCAAACTAGCTAAGCAGGTTGTTAGCCGACATGCTAACGCTGGTTAGTCGGTTTCTgagcaaaagagaaaaacaaacgagATCATATAGAATTCTACTGTGTCAGTGAATCGATTTAAAAGGGTCAGAGCCGTTGCTTTTTTTGATGCTGAGTTAAACCGGAATGATTTTTACATTGAAAAACACCTGCACTGACGACTGCTGCTTGACTTGATGATGGTGatagagctgtgtgtgtgtgtgtgtgtgtgtgtgtggtgagatgatgtgatgtgacgTAATGTAGTCCAAATCGGCAAACTCGAGTCTGAGGCTACTTTAATCTAATCTGGTACAGTCATGTCGCTGACGTTCATTAAAGAAAGTGTCTTCCTTAAATACACAGCTGTCAAATGGAGTTTACTGACTTTGTTAAACAACAGCTCGCTAAGGGCTGCTACggataattataaaataaatagtcCGTTTTTTGTAGCCTTTGAAAAAGCCTTGTGCATATGTATTGTAAGCAAGAACCTTGCTTTTTCAGAGGCTGTCATCTACGGGAGcctgaacacacaaaccagccAAAGTGTGTGTTATGCATTTTAAAGCACACactgtgcaaacaaacaagaacggcatcctttctggtatgcaaaggccaccgtagttccctgacactgctctgcagaggaaggagagaaaaagaggagcgttccactttatttaaaatctgCAATCTCACCACTAAATGTCACTTATTCTTACAAACTAGACTTTTAAGTTGCTCGCTGGTAACCTGTTGAGCAGTTTCCTGTGTGTTCAAACATAAATAACGTGTGGCTGGCTCTTGGATGAGAGTCAACACAGATAAAGAGCTGTGGTTGTCAGCCATGGTTGCACCTTCATGAGGCTCTGTGAGGAATAATTCTCATGTTCTCTTTCTCAGACTGCCACCTTGCGACCTTATCTCAATGCGGTGCGTGCCACCCTGCAGGCCGCCCTCTGTCTGGAGAATTTCTCCTCACAAGTGGTGGAGAGACACAACAAGCCCGAAGTGGAAGTGCGGTGAGCTGGACAAACAATAGAAGCACATGAGTTATAAAAACCTCATGTGATTTCTTTAATGAATTTTCCTCCCACTTACAGGAGTAGCAAAGAACTGCTCCTCCAGCCTGTGATCATCAGCCGCAATGACAAGGAGAAGGTTCTGATCGAGGGATCTATCAACTCCGTTAGAGTCAGCATTGCCGTCAAGCAGGTCAGACGATGATGACAGTGATATTATGATCGCATGTTATAAACTAACAGCCTGTCTGCAACCATGGCAACTAACTACTtaaatctgctgctgcaggcagATGAGATCGAGAAGATTCTGTGCCATAAGTTCATGCGTTTCATGATGATGAGAGCAGAGAACTTCTTCATTCTCAGGAGGAAACCCGTGGAGGTAAGAGGGCACTGAACATGAGTCAGTGTTTTATTCCctcttttataataatataaagtcaCGACCCACTGATGGTTCAGGGGAGGAAGTTATTTTCGTATTTTCCAGTGTTTGACTtattagattttagattttagattttggATGCTTTCTCTAAGGAGCTCCCCCTATAGTTTCGGAGTACAGAGTGCGAGGTTTACATTGTAAAAACAGTTATTTCCtcttccccttttctttctttgcttctttctcatcagctctgccatgatgaacgcCTAAATTAACCCTAGAGCTGCCTTGGTCTTATAGTGGGTAGAGGTGGGcgataacacacacacgtttgatgacacgttattttgtcttttttggcaGGGCTATGACATCAGTTTTCTCATCACCAACTTCCACACAGAgcaaatgtacaaacacaaactggtGGACTTTGTCATTCATTTCATGGAGGAAATCGACAAAGAGATCAGTGAAATGAAACTGTCAGTCAACGCTCGGGCTCGTATTGTTGCTGAAGAGTTCCTCAAAAATGTAAGTTGTGCTATTTCTAAATTTTTATGTGTAAAGTTTAAGATTggcttcttatttttttaaacacatctaaaatcttgtttttctttttctctttcgcAGTTCTGAAAGAGCAGAAAATGTTCCTTTTGCAATCTTTCGCCGTCACTTTGGATGGACGAGACGAAACACCATCAGCCAAGCGAAGTTAGAAAATATACTGTACGATGTAGTGGCCAGTGGGGTTTTgtcctttcacattaaaataccCCTGTGCtcaaaaatattgatgtttGTACATAATAACAATTCACAACTTAAAGAGATATTTGTCATCAGTATTAATGAGCACAGGAAAACATGGAAGTTTCTCagataattaacatttttatacACCCCTATGTatgcacatttcattttgatgaCATGAGGGCAATCAGCCATGTTTCTTGTTATTTAGTTACAGAGTGGAGTTTATTAAAGGTGGAAGTAAAAACATGTTGGCAGTGAAgaggaataaaaacattatcTTTGTATTTCTCACTTgtatctgttgttgttttatgaagCAAACGCAGCAGCTCTGTTTCTTCCCCAAACATCACATGTTTATTGAGATTTtgacaactgaaaacaaacaaggcaTTTAGACGTAACTCTTCAGTACAGTTATATACAATATCAAATTTATAATATTACAGAAATTGTACAGAggtctcagaaaaaaaaagaccaaagaccataataaaacacataatacaGTTCACGCAAATGTAACACAGATATGCATGTACAGTTTGCACAGTACCTTCATTTTTGCAAATTGCAAATCCATCCAGGTCTTTGTTTGAATGATAGTGTCCTTCATCAGCTGCACAGGTCCTTGTTAATTAAGATTTCTTGCATTTCACAGTATCTCGTAAAAGACAGAAACCCAGaaagtgtcacatttaaaatcaattcaaaaaGAGCGTGAGCCACAGTGCATTAGGAAAGTGTTCAGATGACTTCACCTCCTGCAGCCTCAAAGTAAAACTTTAAACGAATAAAGGAAACATGGCTctgacacacatgcagtcaGACCCTTTGTTTTGGCATAGGGTTCTGGTGGCTTTGATTTCCCATGATCATTTCTGACATGTGTCTACAGCTCAATATTGGTCCACCTGTGGTGACATGGTTTGTTTAAGGCACACAGCTGTAtgtacacagtctcacagcTGACAgttgtgtatacatatatatgagtAAGAACAAAGCCATGAGGTCAAACGATCTGCCTGCAGAGCTCAGAGACATGTCGAGGCACagatgtggggggaaaaaaaggctacACAAAAATTCTGCCGCAGTGAAAACTTTTTGGACTCTTCCCTCAAAATGAGCAGGAAGAATTGCTATAGGGACAGAGGTGACCAAGAACTTAATTTCACATGTGATAAAAGGTCTTACAGGTCCACTGTGTCACATTTTGTGAGTTTGTTGGCAGGAATGGAATGTACTGTACTACCCATAGGTTTGTTTGTATTAGTGTTTAATCGGTTAAACGTTTCAATTTCAACCGTTACATCTGCACACTAAAGTTCCGCATGAACGGCCATGAAAAGATTTAAAGGTggattttaaatctttttaatcctGTAGGTTCAGACAATTTTAGCGTCTCACAGACGTGATCAACTAATACTAAACTAAGTGTGCTCAAGGTAAAATACAGATAAACGACACGTAACTAAGCGAACTACTACGAGGAAATTGTGTTGTGAAGCAAATGgcttcttttctgtctctcttctctctgtggatGAGGAGAAAAGATGTCCACAACGAGTGATAGaggttccacactggagctttaagatAAAAGTACTGCTTTTTTGTAGTTTCATAACAAGTATCATAAATAAGGGCCTTGCTTCACTCCAGCCAAACATGCTTTTTTCAAGTGGCAGCTTATTGCTTAAATGTGAGAAGAACATCaagggccaccgtagttacTAGATGCttttgggaaagggaggggtaaGTGAAGGAGTATTAACTTTGACACACTGGACCATAAAAAAAGTACATCAATGTCAAAGTTGAGTTTTTCCAATTAAAAACATATGCACAAAGAAATGTATAATTCTGTGTGTATCAGTCTAAATACTTTCTCAATGCACTGTGCTCTGAATGACATATCTGTTACACTGTTAATTCCATCCTTTGCggaaaggctttttttttttaatcttaaatgttttcttgCTCAGATTAAGTTCACCCAGCACAAAGACTGCcctctgaataaaaacaataacaaggaAAAGGACTAACTTAAAATGCTCATGTGTCTTTGTGGTGTTTTGCTTCACAAACACTGGAGCGCACGACATACTGAACAACAATGTGATGTACTGTACGACCATGACACAAAAAGACAGTGGGAGTTGAGGGGAATATTAAAAATGCAACGATAACGGCAGGTCAACATATCAAAAATATTCTCGAGCTACAGTGACAGAACAGTTCACAACAAACGgatgtataaaaatgtatttactgaaAGTGCTTTAGAGTTGGGAGTCTAGGAAGATACTTGGTCTGCAGTTAGTGAAGAAGCTGCCACAAGCGAGCAGTCGATAAGCACCGTTCCCATAATTGTGTTCAGCGTCGTCAGGACGAGGTCACAGCGGACGCAGGAAGTGCAGGCCATTAAAAGTGAGCAGGGACCGTCTGCAGAGCGTCTTCTGTGCTGCGCTGCACATTCACATTCTGAAAGAGTGACAAGAGACAGAGTTTCAGTCCAACATCTGATCCTCACAAAAGGAATTTTCCTCAGAGCAAATGAATACAATGACTATGAAATCAGATACTTGTGTCTCTCCAAAAGTTGAATACATAAATTAAACTTGTGGGTCTAATATATTAGTCAAAACTTCTTCAGATAATACTTTAACatgtaaatgataataaaaaggTGTTTATTGTTATTCTAGAGAGCAgtttaatgaataataatcaatCTAAAAGTTGCCTTCTCTTCACACTGGCTGTAGAAAGACTGACTTTTCCTCAAAATAAGAATTTGTTTGCATAATAATGTGTTCAAATGTTTgtcttaaattaaacaaattaagtggattttctta
This window encodes:
- the LOC122761462 gene encoding actin-related protein 2/3 complex subunit 4-like → MTATLRPYLNAVRATLQAALCLENFSSQVVERHNKPEVEVRSSKELLLQPVIISRNDKEKVLIEGSINSVRVSIAVKQADEIEKILCHKFMRFMMMRAENFFILRRKPVEGYDISFLITNFHTEQMYKHKLVDFVIHFMEEIDKEISEMKLSVNARARIVAEEFLKNF